The genomic region GTAACTTCTACTGTTGTGAAGGGTTAAACATGAATAACATTGCATTTGGACTCCCTGCAAAGTATAGTCATATGAGACGGACTGCCTAAGTTCAAATTACCCAAAACTTGCCAGCTCTGGTGACCttgcaaattatttaactttctcTGTGCCTATTATTTCCTTGtatataaaatgggaatagaaaTAGTCCTTTGcttatagggttgttgtgaggattaaatgacataatatattaaaaatggttaaaacagtGGCACAAAGAAAGCATTTAACCGATTCCTATTgtatggttttctttaatttttgccacaAATACATCACTATCTACCATTCATAAAGCATTTAGTTTATTATACCTCTTCACTGATTCAGCAAGAATAACCATTTTCCCAAAAAAGTAATTGGTTAGGAATTTTGTTTACCGTagaatgttttggtttttttttaaacagatggatgctcctccactctctccctatCCATTTGTAAGAACAGGCTCTCCTCGCCGAATACAGTTGTCTCAGAACCATCCTGTCTACATTTCCCCGCATAAAAATGAAGCGATGCTTTCTCCTCGAGAAAAGATTTTCTACTACTTCAGCAACAGCCCTTCAAAGGTGAGCCTAATGTAAAGCCTGGCCTTTACCAGCCCCACACTTGGGATTCTAAGGGTTGTTGGGAAACCCTTCAGCACGCACACGGGTGATGGGATCCGCGAAGGAAGGGCGACCAGTAGTCCCACAGCAGCAGGAAACAAGGGTTTAGGGGAGAACTTTCAAGTTGGAAACAGGGTAAGGGGTTTAAACTTCCATTcctctcttttcctatttgtgCATCTGAACATTCTGCTATAAatctggaattttattttttttttcccatttgtaaaactttaaaattccaAATTTCTGTTAGGGAAAGAAAATCCAGATTCCTTGACGGATTACTTGGTGCCTATCTCTGGGACAGGAACTGTCTCTGTCCTTTGAATTCTTAGTCTAAGAGGAGAAATGGGCATTTTATAACAATATGCACATTAGCACCGATTTAAGTGGTAGCATCTGCCTCAGTCTGCAGTGGGTAGGGAAGCTTGAGTCAAGCCTTAACGGATGAAAAATTAGGAGGTTGCTGAGGTGTGGAAGGAAGGGCATCCAGGATAAAGTGGACAAGAAAGGGAAACAAGTCCTTGAGGCAGTAAGGCTAGAGCTCTGGGAATCATATGTTACTTACTGTTAAGGAGGCAGCTAGATCTTAAAGGTCCTTAAgtgataattatatttataaagattGTTCAGAAAACACACATAGATAACAAATGGCCCAGGAAAAACACATATAGATTCCTAAAAAACACAATGTCAATACCATGGAGAGatggatgacagatagatggtgGGGAGAGTATGCTGTTTCCCTATTAGTAGATTTTCATCCTATACCAAATTAAGttccaaatgaattaaaaagttaaacagaaaaataaattggagTAGGACTATTCAATTCAAAAGCAGGCctaaaaaggaagaagacagcAAACAAAGAGCAAGTAAATACAAATGGTCTAAATACCCCAGTTAGAACTCAGGCCTTGTTAACAGTGGATTAAACTATGATACAAATTACCATAGCATACTATGTAGCAGTTAGAGATGTGATCCATATATACTGATAAGAGAAGGTGTAAGACATAATGTGGACTGAACAGTATAccagtttaatttttttgaaaccCCACTTAATGAACATTATTAAATTTCTAATGCGTGCTTCCTAGAAAAAAGAGCAGAAAGCTACACAGTAGCCTGATCTGTTTGGTGAATGAATTGTAACAGTAAGTGTCCTTAGGGACTGGGTGAGGACAAGAAGGTGTATTCTGTATGATCTGGGGGGGAATAAGTATTCATTTTTAAACTGTcatgtacatattatataaattatggtGTATAAAGCACTGtactgtatataaattttatgtattaatgTGTAATTAATCTATATTGTTATGTATATAGTAAGGAACACAATTATACTTGAAATATGTTGTATATACTTGTATACAAATACCACTTATACAATTAGTGTATAGTTAACAATTTAAGAACATTCAAGTAAGTGGGAGACTAGAGACAGAAAGTGCAGAGCAGACTTTTAGGGAGGTAAGGGAgtagaggagaaagaggaaaacttgcttaaaatggttaaaatttggGAAAGATGCATATACTGATTATAGAAAACCATGGTGGTTTTAAGCCtcatttaagaataaaaactaaatatcTAGGATCTGCTTTGAAACATCTGAGAGGTGAGAAGTGAATGAAGGCACAGATCAAGTAAGACTGGCCAGCATCGCTGAAGTGGGTGGTGGCCATGTGAAGGTTCACTATACACGCTTTTCCGTTCCCATGCTTGAAATGTCCTACAACAAATGCATGTAAATCTGCTCAGTATGCTTTCTACTAGGAAGCATGGACAATGAAATCAGTGgcacatggtaaaaaaaatcatCCGAAAATAAGGTACAGCTGACTTTTGGGACTCTGGGGAAACTTGGTGCTGAAGGCACCTGTACACAGATCCAGTCTTTGTAGCCCCCTGGCAGTATTCTTCTCCCTCCAGGTTCCTCACGTGAACCAGAGAATGCAGAAAGTAATGCCTTTCCTCAGTTCTCCCGAGGAAGATGTATAATGCATTTTAGAATTTAGACTTCTCCTATGAAACTCCATGGCTGCTAAAAACAAATGAGTAACACTAGACTGGGGGAAAAGGGGACATAATACTCTATAGTcatgttacttttttaaaaaaggaaaatggaaatgtaTGAAGTTGATTAAATATGGCATAGCAACATGATGCTATGTAACTTTTGTAAAAAAGAATCAGATTTGTGAACTTTTATATTGTTAAAGTGTATATCAAAATCACCTCTGGagcatgttaaaaaatgaaatactctGCCTCTTTCCCGGTCGTCATCTCAGCTAGCTGAGAAGTGAGACCAGAAGGGTGTAAAATTTGCTAGTTCTTTCCTTTATAAAGATGTTCAAACTCCTCAAGTAAACCGCTTAACTCATTTGAGGTTCTTTGATCTAACACTGAACTGTGTGTATTAGAATTTTAACgctttttgtatctatatttacCTCCGCCACCAGAGACTGAGAGAAATTAACAGTATGATACGGACAGGAGAAACTCCAACCAAAAAGAGAGGGATCCTTTTGGAAGATGGAAGTGAATCACCTGCAAAAAGAATCTGCCCAGAAAATCATTCTGCCTTATTACGTCGTCTCCAAGATGTAGCTAATGACCGGGGTTCCCACTGAGGTTAGTCCGTTGTATTGAAACTGTCTCTTCACAAACTCGGTTTAGCAGCCACATTTAATGTATGCTAGATGATGGGGCTCTTTTCCTGGATCCTTCCAGTATCCTTAGGATATTTTTACTTACCCCAACTGCCTTTTTTCCTACCTTGCAGTGCTTGCCATCAAGGCTGCCTAGAATCCAACACAGTTGGATTTTTTAACTCTTTGGCAAAGCTATTCCAAGTATTACAAGTACTGCAGAGAACGAAGCGTACTCGTGTGTAGAAGAGGTCTCTGTTAACGTGTTCCAGCAGAGGAACCATATTTCAGTTCATTCCTGTTTTGTGGTCAGCCCTGGCCCTCATAGTGAAACTTGGCATTTCGTCCTGAAACACTTAGTAGGAGTGTGAAATTGCATTCCCAAAAGGTAACAAATTGGGAAAGCGCCCAGATTTGGAGGTCCTGGGTAACCAGTCCAAGTCTCCCGTTGCCTTTGTGTAATTCTTCCCTACCCCAGTAGGTGTGGTGCAGTGTGACAAGTCTTTGATTAGTGTGCAATGTGTGAGTGAACTTGTATAAGAAGTGGCACTTTAGGGCTGTAAAAAGCATGATTTTGTAACCCAGATTTTGCTGTATATTTGCGATGGCACTTTCTACAACGTGAACTTTATTAAGTACAAAACTTCTAGGCTTAATATCTTCTttgatgcttttgtacttttttaaaattgttaaagcCCCAGTAGCTACCTTTTGGGCAAGTGTTTTAAATTCTCCATTTTTGTTGATAGGGATCACCTGGCTAAGTAAAGATTTAAAATCAAGTTGAATTAAGGggattattatgaaaaattatgaCCTCTTCCTTTAGGAGGTAGTTATCCAAAAAGACGTGTGTCTTTATTAAGgtggtatttttaaatatctttgggTGTGTTcctggaagtttaaaaaaatagattggaGAATTTTAGGTTTTTATTAGTACACAGTACCATTTATACAGATTAGAAAATGTTAATTTAACAGCTACTGAATTATCTATATATACCTTTATTAATCACTATTGTTCCAGCAGTTTTAAAGTTGAATGAATAATCTTATTAGGGAGAAAGTTCAATTGTAAATTGAATCAGTATAAACAAAGTTACTAGGTAACTTCATATTGCTCTGAAAGAAATATGGAACTTACACTGTTCACTTAGAATAGTGttttgcaaaaatatttataaaacctcTCAAGATACTGCTACtgtaattttatatgaaaataagtgTATTTTTCAATAAAGCATTTATAAATTAATCTTTGTTTAGTTATATTGAGAAAAGGGTAGTTTCCTGCATAAATGACAAAGAACAATCATTCACTGATTTATTGTCTCTACAAAACACACTAGCCATTCATCGTTTCAATCTCTGACTTCATTAGAAACCGTTTTAACACTTTTTCTCCCTCCTGCCATAAAAATACAGtaatctgcttaaaaaaaaaacaaacaacaaaacacctAAGAACAAGTGTTTTGGTTTCCTCTCACTCACCTAGTATGTCCCTCAGTGACAGCAGTTTGTACATCAGTAACACAGTAAGCTGAAGACTGAGGTTCGTTCATTCCACTGCTCCTCCACTTGAAAGTGCTAATAAGCTATGGAAACTgctttctctctcatctctgcACCCTAACATATGTACAACCGAAACCACCAATTAAGAAATCACTGTAGTGTTGAACTTTGCTTAACTTCATTAGTTTAAATGAATGCAACTTACCTTTAGCATTATATTCAAAAAAATACGTAAGCTTCAAGGTCCCCAATAATTTGGAGTACTGAACTAGATAACCACCTTAAAGACACTTCTGACAGAAGTAATGCATTACGTAAAGAGAGGTTTCCAGAACTTGCTGTTAGAACCTAAGCATACATGGACAACACTGACGTCAGCCACTGTTCACAATGTTTTACTCTGCAGGCAGTCCTTTGCCATTGGTCAGCTTTAGGAGCCGAAGTCCAGCAGGAAAGTGCGTGGTGCACCAGATTCAGCAGCTCTTAAGTCGCTACCGTTTTCTCTTCTTTACTGAAAGGTTGTACTGAGCCGGGCTTTACCCATGACAGGCCAGCAACGTGAACGCTTTTATTGTGCTGTTCTTCAGGCTTCTTCTAGGCACAAtgaaaaacagacatacagactGATAAGGAGATTTCAGCATCGTACCAGTCTGTCTCCCCAAAGGCCACTGTGTACACTCAGTGGTCACCAGTGAAGATATACTTTAGAAAGGAAACAGCAAGTGAACCTATTTCTAAAATGGCATCTACTTACTTTCTGAGTCAGCATCTTCTCTCTGGCTTCATCATGGACAGAAGGATTCCATGGAGAAAAGCTTAAGGAAGAGAGAAACACTAAAGAACGGCTCACGAAATTTAATGTCCATTTTTAAGCCCGTTCCCCAAACAGAACTTAACAAGGAACAGTCTTAATCAGTTGTCAGTATGTACGTTTCAGACATTACCTAAATGATTTTCTCACATAATTATCCCTTACAGAGCACTTTTCCTGGGTTAGCTCACGTAAGCCTTGCAACCACCCCTGATGTCctattacagatgaagaaagcaaGACACGGTAAAATTAAGTAACTGCTCAGGGTCACCAAAGCCAATTAAGTGCAGATGTCACCCAGTCTAACTGCAAACCCCAAGCTCTTGAACACTATACTACGCTCCTCTCTCCCAGCAACACCCATGCTGCCCaacagctaagtcacttcagctctcAACACTCTTGAAGACACTTCCCCAACACACACTAACAGTGCTCGGGGAACCCATGATTCGGACTGTTCACTCACACTGATCAGTTTCCCTCCTTTCACCAAATCTGTAGGTTGATGGGGTAATGACCATTTAAGAGGGGCTCCAATTGGAAGGAAAAGTCCTGACACTTGAGCAAGCACATTACCAGGATCTTTGAGAAACCAAAGTCACTCCATAGCTTGCTCCTGGCACAGTGTCACCCATGTAAAGCAGAAATCAAGTTAGAAATGTTGCAGGCTAGCAGATGACTCACTTTCCTTTTAAATCCCCATTCTAAGGCCACCTGGAAAACAGAAGCCCAGTACTCCAAGTGTAGCTTATCTGGGTAATGTACCACTCACCTAATTGCATAGGGGTCTTCTATTTTAGGTTGATCAAACAAGCGAGCAGTGCACACCTTAACACTGTCGAccactttacttttaaaaagctgaatatCTTTCTCGTACCTGTGTCAAAAGTTTAAATCAAAAGGTTACCAACACGACCTCCTCGGCTGTCTTTTCAAATGTATCTTAAATGACAAAGCAGAGTAACATACAGTACTGCAGCCTCTGGGTTCAGGGGGCTTGCCGTATCGATCTTGTAGAAGACTCGCCTTGCGTACATCAGTACTTGCCAAATGTGGTTATGGTTCCGCCTAAAGGGAAACACAGCGGGGTGACTGAGGCTTCCCCTTGCTGGCTTACATCACCACATGCAACTATTTACTGACCTCCATTTTGCAAACGCTCTCTTCACATCCAGTTCACCTGAGGCGGGATCCACTAGCGGGTGAAAGACGGGAACATCGAACACCAGACGCTGCGGTGAGAGAGAGACACTGCCTTTAATGGAGCAGCGGCGCTTGTTAAACCACACACAGATGCTGTAAAAGGAGCTTCAGGACAAGGCAGTCTTGCTGCTTAAAGTCAAAGAGCTGCCTTGAGAAGGACATTTAAGTACTTTCACGATTTTCCTGTAAAAGTGAATTTTGCAGTGAAGCAAAGGGAAAGTCGCTCTCCTCCACCACAGCGTAACAGTCACCACTCACATGGCAAGTGCTGTACCACAGCTTCCAGCCTCAAAGGCACACCCTGCACAGAGAAGCAAGCAAAGCTGATGGCAGAAGCCAGCAGGGCAAAAGAtggaacaaagcaaaaaaaaaaaaaatcccctcaaAGGACTACACAGTATATAGACAGAACATTCTGGGCAACTGAAATCATAAAAGTTACGAGGTCCGGAAAAGAACCAAGACATCTTGAAAGCCCCGTTCAGCCCTCCTCACTGACCTAGCAATGAAGCCAGAGTGTATCCCCAACTTACTGGACAGTCACCATCTGGGTAGTTATCAGGGATGTAAACTGTAAACTTAAATACGCCATCTTGATAAAGTCCATGCCGGATGAATATTACTCCAAACCACACTGCAGGACAAAATAGAAACAGTTAAGGGCTAAGTTTGCGTCAGTGGAATCAAACATGCTATGAAAAGAGGGAATGCTTCTTACTTAATGCAGATCGATAAGATGGCTGCACATAGACACCTGGTAACTTCTGCTTCACAACCAAGGTActaaaacagaagcagcagaacAGTGAGACTGGAGGGATGTGAAGGACACACACAGACCAAACCACCCACATTCATCTTTTAAAGAAGGAACAGGTTCTCAAAGGGGACCGATGCCCTGACCACGTAGACGGAGTCATCACAGTCTCTCACCTGGCCCTAACTGCTGTCTGTCTACTGGCTTCATAACATATGCGTGCAGagtagcacagccaaaataagggCCCCAGATTTAGAAACGAAAGCCAAGCAGGGATTCACAGTCAAGTTTTCCTCCTAGAAATCAGCTTCCCCAAAACACCATCTTGTAAGCTAACCTGTATAGTTAATGCTGGACATCAAGTTTTAGGTCAGTGAGAGTTATTTGTAAGGTTATTGCTTTTGTGACCACGGACAATAGATCTTACCCACACACATTCAAAAGCTCTTTGAAGGTACAGTTTTAGGTAATTAAGACATTAAAATTCCATGGAATTTCCTTCACTTGGGGGTCATTTTAAGTGTGAATGGGCAGCGTCTGACTGTACTCTGCTCCTGAATTCACCCCCAACTCAGGCCCTTGAACTCTGCAGGCCTCGGCGTGGGAGCCGGTGGGAGCTGAAACAAGGGAAGACAGGCTGCACTGGCTCTTCTGGGACCTGGTCGTTCTGCTCTGTTCCCTGCTGCTGAGCCACGAGCCTACACAAGTCATGCTGTGACTGGACCTCGAGAACTGAGGGCCTTAAAGCACATTAACCTGCCAATCCTCAGTTTTACTGAGAAGAAACTTATTAGATCTCAGTTGACATTTTATTACCTATTTGCTACCacacttattttttaatcattttaaagtagttattccatttttaaatcaCTAAAACTCAGCGCATCAACAGCAGTGTGGATGGCAGATGTATCTCCTACAGAGGTTTGCCAGAAAGGCAGATTTTGTGGCCTAATACAGCAGACTTAACACCACAATAGAAGTCTGTCCAACTCACTGCCTTGCCTCAAACACAGGCGTCCATTATAAAGCTACCAGCTCATGCTCAGCCATTCACACTGGGGCCTCAGACCCTCTGACCATTACATTAGTAAAGAAAGGGGGCATTGGAGGATGCTTTTAAAACAGCTTCATGGGCAAAggcatttttaaatgactgaaattcagaattaattctccaaatttgctgcctATATCACAAATGACCAATATAACAAATGCCATCTGCACTCACTCACTGCGTGAGCCCCTCTGATGGGCCAAGCACTGTTTCATCACTACCAGGCTATGCAGAGGTGCCCATCTCCTCACAATCTGTGGATGGTACAAGCTCAGTCCAATCTGTGACTTCTGTGACTACTCAAGTTCTTACACGGAGCCCAGATCTTTTAAAACTTCCCAACTGCCTACTTCTGCCGTTGGGGGTCCTACAGAATAACTCAAATCCTCTAACTGATGGGCCTTCAAATATATGAAGACAGCTTTAATAAGTACTTTCTAAGTTTTCTCCAAGTTAGCGCTTCCTGTTCCTTCAACTGTTGACTCCTATGGTCAGGCTTCCTGACCTCTGCCTCCTGGGACTAGCCTCTCAGTCTGTCAGGAGGCCTCTTAAGGGTGATTGCCAGAATGGAGCACCAGCCTCCAGCTGCATCTGACCCAAGAAAGAATAGAGCGCCGCCCTCCCACCGTCCTGCCCTCTACAACAACCTCTTCAGGGGGTGAATTCCGCACCTCATATAAAGGCAGACCAAAATTAAGTTCCTGGATGCTTAATAAATCTCAGTTTCTCCCTCCTCTTGCTTTTCAAAACAGACATGGAAATTAAAGCACATATTTGTCTTCGAATCTTACTTACCCAAGCTCTCAGTAAGAACTGTTACTTTTAGAAGCAGATATTTATATACCACCACTGAGGCCTTGGTGAAGAAAGATTACATTGCCAGCGACAGAGTCCATCCTATATACGTTAAGGCTCATACTGAAGGGGGATGGGTTTGACCGTCAAGATTAAATGGCTGCTGTTTACTTGAGTCCATCAGAATAAATTTCATTCTTCACATTTAAGGGTCATTCAAAATTTAACCGGATAGTTTCAGAACTTACAACTCTGCAAGAAGGGAGTACTCCAGGTAGAAAGGTCCGTAGGAAGCATGCGTGCCATTTGTTGACTGTGTTGCTGGGGCAGGAGATGTAGGCTTAGTTATGGGCAAAGCATTTTTGGGAATAGAAGGCAGCTGTTTCTTTGGAGCAGTGCGTGGAGGACTGGTTTTCACATCCCCTGTTAATGTCTTCTCTTCACCATCAGACCGCTATTCAAGACGAAGTGGTGAGAACATTTGTTAGGATGATTCTTAAATCATAAGGCCAAGTGTGATGCCCTTCAGTCCTTGACTGAAAAGCTGGAATGACTCTTACAGGGACCTTCTAGCACTGTGATCGAGATGACCTGGAAGTCTGTTGAGTGGGCAAGCTATTACAGAGAGCAGAATCGAGCTGATGCAAGACTAATAAACTATTAGAAAAACTCATTCATC from Bos javanicus breed banteng chromosome 18, ARS-OSU_banteng_1.0, whole genome shotgun sequence harbors:
- the AKTIP gene encoding AKT-interacting protein isoform X2, giving the protein MNPFWSMSTSSVRKRSDGEEKTLTGDVKTSPPRTAPKKQLPSIPKNALPITKPTSPAPATQSTNGTHASYGPFYLEYSLLAEFTLVVKQKLPGVYVQPSYRSALMWFGVIFIRHGLYQDGVFKFTVYIPDNYPDGDCPRLVFDVPVFHPLVDPASGELDVKRAFAKWRRNHNHIWQVLMYARRVFYKIDTASPLNPEAAVLYEKDIQLFKSKVVDSVKVCTARLFDQPKIEDPYAISFSPWNPSVHDEAREKMLTQKKPEEQHNKSVHVAGLSWVKPGSVQPFSKEEKTVAT
- the AKTIP gene encoding AKT-interacting protein isoform X1; its protein translation is MNPFWSMSTSSVRKRSDGEEKTLTGDVKTSPPRTAPKKQLPSIPKNALPITKPTSPAPATQSTNGTHASYGPFYLEYSLLAEFTLVVKQKLPGVYVQPSYRSALMWFGVIFIRHGLYQDGVFKFTVYIPDNYPDGDCPRLVFDVPVFHPLVDPASGELDVKRAFAKWRRNHNHIWQVLMYARRVFYKIDTASPLNPEAAVLYEKDIQLFKSKVVDSVKVCTARLFDQPKIEDPYAISFSPWNPSVHDEAREKMLTQKKKPEEQHNKSVHVAGLSWVKPGSVQPFSKEEKTVAT